In Oreochromis niloticus isolate F11D_XX linkage group LG12, O_niloticus_UMD_NMBU, whole genome shotgun sequence, the DNA window ATCAATTATGTCTCATATGGAATAGCTCTCAGTGTGTGGTCGCCATGGCCTTTATAATTACAAGAGATTTTCTCAGAAAAGCACAGGTAGTTTGGCTCCAGTGTGAATCTCGGGGTGGGGGGTTGACAGCGTGAGATCAGAGGAAATTATGTATTTTGAGTCTATTGTGAGAAATGGCCACTGTgaagttatatttttattattgcacACTGAGGGTAGCTCCTGTTTTAAGATTAATCCACCTAGCACCTTCTCTTCTCCACACTCCACAGGTGTGCCTATTACTGATCCAAAGTACTTCTCTCAGATGAGCATGGAGGAGTTGGGATGTGTCCTTCGGTCAGACAATGAAACACCCATGCCGATGCTGCGGGAGCGTCACCAGGTTCTGATATTAATACGATATTCAAATAATGATTCAATTGGCCAATATATGGATTTCAGTAATGCTTCAGTTTTGATTTTACTTTGgttttttactttctttaaaTCTAAAAGCTGTCTTTTCACTCAGGGCAGTCTCAGTCTTACAAAATGAAAGGAGTGCTTTTTAAAGCAACAGTGACGGGTTTTTTTGGAAATAAACAAGGTTTTACATTCCTCTATTCAACAGACTGAATAAGGATGCCGTGTTTTTATATACATCACGGTACATATTCATATTTGGCACATTTTTCTGCCTTTCTTTATATGAAACGTcaaattttattttgatattaaGCAAGAAAAGTGATATTGTAGTTCAATTAATTATTGAgtctgttagttttgttacatttataaacacaaatttaaattgcggagctttccGCCTGTTACATTTAAAGAAACCACATGCTGAATCTTTTTAACAAGGTGCTGACAGAAGGCGGCCGTGTGCTGCTGGAACATGGTGGAAGCTTCCGCAGTTTTATCAGCCAAGCCGGAAACGACGCCCAGAAGATGGTGGCGCTCATTGTGGAGAAGATCCCCTCGTACAGGGATGAGGCTACATATGAGGTGAGAGTTTAGCAGGATCATTGTACAAATTAGGAACCTTTTCTAATTGGGaatgtgcaaaaaataaaagagatgcCCTGTATTTGCTGCACTTGTTCGGCTTTTCAGAAATGTCAAGTTGGTACAAGAGGAAAGAGTTGGAATgattaacttgttttttttagatacTAAAACAATCACTTATGGTTGAATAGTTCACAGTGAGCAAGCATAAAACTGTAATTTCCCCAAATATTTGGAAAACTGATCTTTTTGTTAGTACGGAGCATAAATACATAACTGTGCAGATACTTTGAATTTTCAGCCTAATGATACAGCCTGTATATTGCTTTATAGATTATGCACAAtgcataaaacatgttaaatgcATATATGAAATATATGTGATCAAATATATGCATTTGGAGAATTCAAAATAAATTGTGATGTGAGAGTTCCACCTCCTGGTCAAATACAGTGCAGCAACACTGATGCTGTCAGTTTATTACACAGTCAGAGGAGAGCATTATACTCTTTGCACagacattatttttttaattttatatttgtgTAAGAACATCTGCCAAATTATGAATATTTATGGCTTAAGGACAAATACAATGTCGATATTTTGTCACCTTCTTGGTTGCTTAAGGGTAAAAGGATCTCATTCTACAAGCGAGCCCAGATTCTTGTGGCAGATTACTGGGGCATCATGGCGGCCAGAGGACAGGGTGACATCATTAACATGGACTGGCTCACCATGTTTGCCGACTACAGGGTTCCTCAGGCGCTTGTCTACTCAGGAGCTCTACGATACTCTGATACGCTGATGCAGGCGTTGAAGAACGGTGAGACAGTAGTGTGTGTATGCACTTGTTTCTCTTACTGAAGGTAATATTTCAAATCACGAGATGTAATCGCTTTCAGGTGAGCTTCTGTCTTCAGGAGACCGGAGAGAAGTAGAGATCCGAGGTTGTTCCATTTGGTGCGTGGAGCTGATCAAAGACCGTCTCCACAAACTGGTGCAGGAGAGAGATGGACAGCCCTGCAGTGTGAACTCTGTTATCATCGACTTTTACCTGTGGCCTTATGCCAAGCAGCACCACAAAGAGATGGCCCACATTCCCATACACCACACACGCTGTATTTACTATTGATGAGCTGGCTGGCAGCCGTACATACAGGAGGCTGCACTTCTCAGTCTGCCGCTCGCTGGGCTGAAGCCAAGCACATCTCTGTGCCAGGTATACATACAAACAGACTTCTCTTTGGCTgcagtggaaacagctgtgaagTGTTAATGCACCGTGTCTGTCTGAGTGGGCACTGCTGTTCATTGCCGGTCTCAAATATGTTGGTCATATTTTCTCACAAACCTCTCGATGTAGAGAAAATGATCATATTATGCCAATCTGCGTATGCTCTGCAAGTATGTAACAGTCTAACAATAAATGATATTCATCAAACTGGAGGAACATTAGAGTACTTTGGTTTTTGAtactgtctttcttttttaaaaggagTGTAATCAGTagagtgttttttaaattcagtgtaGTCAGTATTATGCATTTCATGAGTGCAAATGGATAAGCCCGATGTTAACATGCAGCTCTTTttacttctcttttttttcttggtaaCATAAAGCCTTTATGGTCACTTCTCTTTTCagtgaaatattatttaatacAAATTATATAGAGGCATCTTACTTTCTGCTCCTCTTTGAAAAGGGAACAGAAAAAAGTGACAGCCTGCACTGAATATAGCAAAAATGTGATGAAAGATGGAAACCTTTCTCAGATGAGAGATTTCTGCAGTCTTCATAATGAAGGAGTACAGATATTGTGTTAAGCTGAATATTGAGAGGCTTAAGCTAAaatttgaaataataataataaattacctAGCAGATGCAGTCTGCCTGACAGGTATACTGTATTATTAGGATGATAGCATGTGGTATAATagatttcatgtattttgttcatGCCAGCTGAATTTGTTAGAGAGGGTGCTCTGCTGCCTGTCCAGTAAGTGATGCAGAGGATGGTCAGGATTACCCATGACCCATGGCACAGTTTGTGCAATGATCTCCTCTCCACCACAGCTAGAATACTGTCCATcttgcagccaatcacagagccaGCCGTCCTGATCAGTTTATCCAGTCTGTTGGTGTCACCAACCCGATGCTGCTCCTCCAGCAGACCACAGTGAGGTAAGCTGTGCTCAGCACAACAAAGTGTAGGAAAAGCTCCAACGTTTTGCTGCACACAATGAAGGATCTCAGTTTCCCTAGGAAATGAGTCTGCTTGTTCCCTTCTTGTAAACAGCTTCTGTGCACTCCACTTTATCCCAGGACAGACATGGCCTGTTTCACCACACTATACCTTTGAACATGGAAACATTTCTGTTTCAGAATTCTTGTACATTTAAAAGAATACGTATATACCCAGAATgaccacacaaaaaaataaaactacacaCTCATACTAACCACTAAGCAAATGCCTGTGTAAATAAAACCGCTCTATACCTTTGTAAAATAGAAacagatttttattaaaaaacaaaaaaacaacttaaatcTTTAGAATTGGAGAAGACTCTTGAGTAAGAGCTTCgcaaacttaaagaagtccggTTGTCTTAAAAATAGAGTTAAATAACAGTTGGTTGGTTGCCTCATACGATCGGTTTCGCTGTATGGCAAATGAAAGTTATGTCTTAAAAAGACCTAACAAATCTATAAATCACGTAAATCTCCCAGACTCCCGATGGCGCTGTCGCCTTCACGGCACCGACTTCCATGAGTACTCTTGAACATCCCCACTTCCGGTTTCTTGACGGCGGCGGCAGCGGTTTCCCGGGCAACCGAGGACCGACAACAAACGAGATGGGACGAAGTTTAATCAGAGGGCGACAAGCGATTGCCCGAAAAAAAAGTGAACAGGTGTTACCGTGAATTTGTGTTTATTGATTCTTGTTAATATCGAGATAAACAAGTTAAAGAGCTCCTTTAAAGACATCAGGACGTCATGAGCGAAGGGTGTGTGCGGGTGGCGGTCCGTATCCGACCTCTGCTCCCTAAAGAAGTCCTCCACCGCCACAGGGTGTGTGTGCGGGTAGTGCCGGGGACCGGACAGGTGATGGTGGGCGAGGACCGACTCTTCTACTTTGACAACGCGTTTGGACCATCAGTCAGCCAGGATGAGGTGTACGAGTCCTGCGTCCATCGCCTGGTGGAGCGTTTGGTCGACGGCGAAAATGCAACCGTTTTTTGTTACGGGCAGACTGGATCAGGCAAGACGTACACACTGGGTGGAAGGAGCCAAGGTAATGTGAAGTTTAAccaaaaaatgtggttaaaCTCCAACACAGAGCTTAACCACTCTGTGACTGATAAGTGACTGATAAGTTCAAGGAGTGTTTGTGCTCTCTAAGGCCCATTAATCATCTGAACTTTCTAACTTCATAACCGTAATTCTCTTTTTCCAAAACCTTCCATAGATGAAGAGGGGGGAATTATTGACCGTGCAGCCCAGGATCTGTTCATATACCTGGCGGAGAAGACGAAGGAAAGTGATGTTGTGGATGTCACAGTGAAGGTGTCCTACATTGAGGTGTACAAGGAGGAACTACGAGACCTGTTGCAGCTGCAGACCACCCACAAAGAGCTTCTTATTAGGGAAGATGAGAGGGGAAACACGGGTAATCAACTTTTTCTACCTTTACTTATATTTTAGTATTCAGAGTGGAAATAAAAAAGTAGAAACCATACACTTTCAGAGATGACAAACTGCATCCTATATTTTCGACCATCCATCTGAGTATCATCCTATTGATAGACCGTTGTGATGTTATTAACACTTATGTATTTCAGGATAAAAAGTTTGAGAGAACGCACTGGAGAAATCACAAGTACTGCAAAAGATATTATATACTGTGTAATCATTTACAGTCAGCAGCTCTGTGGTGCACCTACTTGTAATAATATGTAAAATTGTTTTCAGCACATTTAATGAGTGAATGATAAATGATCCAGTGAGATTAGGCATTTTGTTTGAATGTCTGCCTACAGGGGAAGCAACAGTCTTGTTTCATTGACTAAAAAGTCTCTTTGTGTGATTCCAGTGGTGGTGGGAGCCAAAGAGGTTGTTATCACCTCAGCAGAGGAGCTGCTCAGCATTGTAGAGATGGGAAATGCTTTGCGGCACACCAGCACCACAGGAATGAACGAGCGCTCCAGTCGCTCTCATACCATCCTCACCCTTCAGGTCGTGTTATCCTGCCACAACAGCAAGAACTCTTCCTTTAAGTCTGTCCACTCCTCTAAGCTCTGTCTGGTTGACCTGGCAGGCTCGGAACGTGCTGGAAAAACTGGGAACACCGGGACACAACTGAAAGAGTCTGCTCATATCAACACAGGCCTGTTTGCACTGGGCAACGTTATCCGTGCACTTTCAGACCAAAGTCGAAATCGGCACAGTAACAACTCCGGCAGTGCACacgtaccataccgtgatgccAAGATCACTCGACTCCTTCGTGACTCATTAGGAGGCAGCGCCCACACGCTAATGGTGGCGTGTGTAAGCCCCTCCCACCACTTTGTAGCTGAGACCCTGGGCGtcctgcagtttgcatccacTGCCCGATACGTTCAGAACCGTCCAGGAGAAACACCTGGTCGAACAGAGGCTACTACAACCTGGCACCCCAATGATGCTCGACTAGGGGAGCTGGAGTATGAAGTAGAGACACTGAGAGAGCTGTTGAAAGGGAAGGAGAGAGAGGTTGAAACAGAAAGAGCAAAGACTGGTCAGAGATATGAAGAGGGAAGTGACATCAATGCATACTGTCAGACCGGAGTATCTGAACCAGATAGGACAGCAAGCCGAGAGGAAACATCACAGTACTGTCTGTTGGCAGAGGaagctgctgctctgcttgAGAATATCTCTGGCCCCTCTCCAAGTCCTTCTTTCAGGCAGCGGCTGCAGGATTGGCAGGAGAGACTCAGAGCTGTCAGTCACTCACCTCCAACTCGTATGGAGTGTTCAAAGGAGGAGGGAGACCATTTTGCTCCATTAAACCTCAGAGAAGAGCTAAAAAAATGCCAGGTAActataaaagattttaaaaggGATGTTGCCATTAAGAGATCGCAAACACTTTGATTACAATCAACTGataaaaagtaaagcaaaaaaacTCTGAGATTTTTATTTGGTTGCCTTGAAGTGTAAAAGATGGTTAGTGTCTCCAACATGTGGACATGCCTGTTacattaaacaacaacaaaggcatgtaaatgagcttggtgttttatttatatattactGTACCCTCTTAGATACCTGCTATTCAGAATAGGAGAAGTGTATTCAGACTGAAATCATTTCAAACTGCTGATGGAATTGCCGTTAAAGAACTGAAGTGTaatatggatttttttaaaaaaccacaGACATAGCTAATGTAAACTAAGAATGAC includes these proteins:
- the qng1 gene encoding queuosine 5'-phosphate N-glycosylase/hydrolase isoform X2, whose translation is MNFSFWPEEETQQCEVTYKGTTYTGYMTLCAAITRAMEEGVPITDPKYFSQMSMEELGCVLRSDNETPMPMLRERHQVLTEGGRVLLEHGGSFRSFISQAGNDAQKMVALIVEKIPSYRDEATYEGKRISFYKRAQILVADYWGIMAARGQGDIINMDWLTMFADYRVPQALVYSGALRYSDTLMQALKNGELLSSGDRREVEIRGCSIWCVELIKDRLHKLVQERDGQPCSVNSVIIDFYLWPYAKQHHKEMAHIPIHHTRCIYY
- the qng1 gene encoding queuosine 5'-phosphate N-glycosylase/hydrolase isoform X1 — translated: MEKPLLPRESGRFIAERSRDVFVEDEGVQKVAEMLYGLRHSDELTASGWKKANPLAPAPTSDQALNWVFVVDTMNFSFWPEEETQQCEVTYKGTTYTGYMTLCAAITRAMEEGVPITDPKYFSQMSMEELGCVLRSDNETPMPMLRERHQVLTEGGRVLLEHGGSFRSFISQAGNDAQKMVALIVEKIPSYRDEATYEGKRISFYKRAQILVADYWGIMAARGQGDIINMDWLTMFADYRVPQALVYSGALRYSDTLMQALKNGELLSSGDRREVEIRGCSIWCVELIKDRLHKLVQERDGQPCSVNSVIIDFYLWPYAKQHHKEMAHIPIHHTRCIYY